In Torulaspora globosa chromosome 1, complete sequence, a genomic segment contains:
- the VMA8 gene encoding H(+)-transporting V1 sector ATPase subunit D (ancestral locus Anc_5.518): MSGTREQVFPTRMTLGLMKTKLKGANQGYSLLKRKSEALTKRFRDITKRIDDAKQKMGRVMQTAAFSLAEVSYATGENIGYQVQESVSNARFKVKARQENVSGVYLPQFESYIDSDINDFKLTGLGRGGQQVQRAKEIYSKAVETLIELASLQTAFIILDEVIKVTNRRVNAIEHVIIPRTENTIAYINSELDELDREEFYRLKKVQEKKQQETARLDAEMKQAKMARMAEQQQTSAEGDAVAQEAEEDESDARTSAEPGALVEEQEEDVIF; encoded by the coding sequence ATGTCTGGCACAAGAGAGCAGGTGTTTCCAACGCGTATGACGCTGGGGTTGATGAAAACCAAGCTGAAGGGAGCGAACCAAGGATATTCACtgttgaagaggaaatcTGAGGCTTTGACTAAGAGATTTCGTGATATTACAAAGAGAATTGACGACgccaagcagaagatgggaCGAGTGATGCAGACGGCAGCGTTTTCGCTGGCCGAAGTGTCGTATGCGACTGGCGAGAATATCGGATATCAGGTCCAGGAGAGCGTATCTAACGCCAGATTCAAGGTCAAGGCACGCCAGGAGAACGTTAGCGGTGTGTATCTGCCCCAGTTTGAATCATATATTGACTCTGACATCAACGATTTCAAGCTGACAGGGTTGGGCCGTGGCGGTCAGCAGGTGCAACGTGCAAAGGAGATCTATTCAAAGGCGGTAGAGACGTTAATTGAGCTGGCTTCACTACAAACTGCATTTATCATCCTGGATGAAGTTATCAAAGTGACGAATAGGAGAGTCAACGCCATCGAGCATGTCATTATTCCTAGGACAGAGAATACGATCGCTTATATCAATAGTGAGTTGGACGAACTGGACAGAGAAGAGTTTTATaggttgaagaaggtgcaggaaaagaaacagcaggagACAGCACGGTTGGATGCTGAGATGAAGCAAGCGAAAATGGCGAGGATGGCcgagcagcagcagaccAGTGCGGAAGGCGACGCAGTAGCCCAGGAGGCAGAGGAGGACGAATCTGATG
- the SYF1 gene encoding mRNA splicing protein SYF1 (ancestral locus Anc_5.519), producing MNRLNCTQMLSQHFKIPVWCQMEWLDQYIVREDDLAYEYELQRTPQSVVTWGRYLEDWKSQPRSERPLKHVIWLYERFCAEFNDSIDVWKEYIRWLAGKCGEEVHYRFVIDLFLRCLRNFSKDCDELCLMFLEFAIEQADLEAIRIAFDMSLERVPRDSHGRVWDKMLRFIDERLAPLTEEDESVYENEEEELSVLIYKSLFGPSTAAEDESKVDLWSSSIVRRYLEVCPRDKLPDALGRLARTGDYESLFASFHKALNSNDGCLPDKTLPRETNLQYLRALDCLNKGPNYEAFATEMARVFPEMEIKMTTMLAKFYVKNGGHEKVVQLLEDSLAKVATVQDFHVLYETYLNYEKSYIQTVLQELQTKTEPVCEKKWKGQLDNHMDRLQNLVETYELRLNDLKIRQNPNLVANWSERAALVRTNVDKCSIYSQAILTIDPFKVNVPGSFGKLWCDYANLYWKARDYESAREVYDRGLRVPYPYIEDLENIWSSWVENEMEEAGLEVALKLLETALRVPENPELLLAEFNEGDRKVPAQGVIFSSLKLWQLYLDFTESLCAQTSEAVEKMVNLYEQAIALKVATPKMFVDYAHFLQDRGEKLASFQVYERAIGLFPPETQFQFWNLYLAESTAEENLLAKEHIREIFEQALEILIPSGIDCKAIFILYSDFEERCGLSNRCVEILLEGCRKTADLEDKVTLWQICLLKVKELLGNEESRRFYEECIQSLPNSKVIKFAIEFADTEATLGEIERARGIMKCAAQLLPPGRNALLWESWDEFEVRYGDRESYKEMLKLKRRLEKEMRIETEIESQIEGNIAFVAASKPNAVNPEEIELDL from the coding sequence ATGAACAGGTTAAATTGCACTCAGATGCTATCTCAACACTTCAAGATCCCCGTTTGGTGCCAAATGGAGTGGCTTGATCAGTATATTGTCCGGGAAGACGACCTCGCTTACGAGTATGAGCTGCAGAGGACTCCGCAAAGTGTGGTTACCTGGGGTCGGTATTTAGAAGACTGGAAGTCGCAGCCCAGGTCAGAGCGACCTTTGAAGCACGTTATTTGGCTTTACGAGAGATTTTGTGCAGAATTCAATGATAGCATTGATGTTTGGAAAGAATATATTCGATGGTTAGCAGGAAAATGCGGAGAGGAGGTTCATTACAGGTTTGTAATAGACCTTTTCTTGAGATGCTTGCGTAACTTTAGCAAGGATTGTGATGAATTGTGTTTGATGTTTTTGGAGTTCGCCATCGAGCAAGCGGATTTAGAAGCCATTAGGATAGCCTTTGATATGTCGCTCGAGAGAGTACCGAGAGACTCGCACGGGCGCGTTTGGGATAAAATGCTGCGATTCATAGACGAGAGGTTGGCGCCGTtgactgaagaagacgagTCCGTGTATGAaaacgaggaggaggagctTAGCGTTCTTATTTATAAGTCACTTTTTGGTCCTTCTACCGCAGCGGAGGATGAAAGCAAGGTCGATCTTTGGTCGTCAAGCATTGTACGAAGATACTTGGAGGTATGTCCGCGCGATAAGCTGCCGGACGCTCTTGGTAGGTTGGCTCGTACTGGGGATTATGAGAGTCTATTTGCGTCATTCCACAAAGCCCTTAACAGCAATGACGGTTGTCTGCCCGATAAGACTCTGCCCAGAGAGACTAATCTCCAATATCTTAGGGCGCTGGATTGCCTGAATAAGGGTCCTAACTACGAAGCGTTCGCAACTGAGATGGCGAGAGTCTTCCCTGAAATGGAAATCAAGATGACGACAATGCTAGCAAAGTTCTATGTCAAAAACGGTGGGCATGAAAAAGTAGTTCAGTTATTGGAAGACTCTTTAGCAAAAGTTGCGACTGTTCAGGACTTTCATGTGCTTTATGAAACGTACCTTAACTATGAGAAATCGTATATTCAAACTGTTTTACAGGAATTGCAGACAAAAACAGAACCAGTCTGCGAAAAGAAGTGGAAAGGCCAGTTAGACAACCATATGGATCGTCTGCAAAATCTCGTGGAGACCTATGAGCTCAGATTAAACGACCTTAAGATCAGACAGAACCCAAATCTGGTGGCCAACTGGTCCGAGAGAGCCGCTTTGGTTCGAACAAACGTTGATAAGTGCAGTATCTACTCACAGGCAATTTTGACAATAGATCCCTTCAAGGTGAACGTCCCCGGCTCCTTCGGTAAGCTGTGGTGCGACTACGCTAATCTATATTGGAAGGCAAGGGACTATGAGAGCGCTCGAGAAGTTTACGATCGAGGCCTACGGGTACCATATCCATACATCGAGGACCTCGAGAATATATGGAGCTCTTGGGTGGAGAatgaaatggaagaagcCGGCCTGGAAGTTGCATTGAAACTGCTCGAAACCGCTTTACGAGTACCGGAGAACCCAGAATTGCTGCTTGCAGAATTCAACGAGGGTGATAGAAAGGTTCCTGCTCAAGGAGTAATTTTCAGTTCGTTAAAACTTTGGCAGCTCTACCTCGACTTCACAGAATCGTTATGTGCTCAAACATCGGAGGCCGTTGAAAAAATGGTCAACCTGTATGAGCAGGCAatagctttgaaagtgGCAACACCAAAGATGTTTGTCGATTACGCTcattttctccaagatAGAGGCGAGAAACTAGCAAGTTTTCAAGTATATGAGCGTGCTATTGGGCTTTTCCCACCAGAAACGCAGTTTCAATTTTGGAATCTTTATCTGGCTGAGAGCACAGCTGAGGAGAATTTACTTGCAAAAGAGCATATCcgtgaaatttttgaacaagctttggaaatttTGATACCAAGCGGGATAGACTGTAAGGCCATTTTCATTTTGTACAGTGACTTTGAAGAGCGATGTGGCTTGTCTAATAGGTGTGTCGAAATCCTACTGGAAGGCTGCAGGAAGACTGCAGATTTAGAGGATAAAGTAACATTATGGCAAATTTGCTTACTGAAAGTCAAAGAACTTCTAGGAAATGAAGAGTCCCGTAGATTTTACGAGGAATGCATTCAATCTCTGCCTAACTCGAAGGTAATTAAATTTGCCATCGAATTTGCAGATACAGAAGCGACGCTGGGAGAAATAGAGAGGGCAAGAGGAATTATGAAGTGCGCTGCGCAACTGTTACCTCCAGGGAGAAATGCACTACTATGGGAAAGCTGGGACGAATTTGAAGTACGCTATGGGGACAGAGAAAGTTATAAAGAGATGCTTAAGCTCAAAAGGCGGCTGGAAAAGGAAATGCGGATAGAAACTGAAATCGAAAGCCAAATAGAGGGCAATATCGCATTTGTTGCTGCCTCAAAACCTAATGCCGTTaatccagaagaaatagaGTTGGATTTATGA
- the AFG1 gene encoding Afg1p (ancestral locus Anc_5.520), producing the protein MRIVSLRLRGLQINDYRKFARYLCSTTICNHSTSKPYDLATELPTKSARATTPLEEYDRLVKIKKLRDDPYQRGIIRSLGSLYDSLLQYSPPEIQAPDALDQVGWKSSFLGRLMGFRVQKNENDFSGIPKGIYLYGDVGCGKTMLMDLFYSTIPHYLSKKRIHFHQFMQYVHKRSHEIIKEQNLDELGAAKGRDIDPIPFLAAEIASGSRVLCFDEFQVTDVADAMILRRLLTTLLSKDHGVVLFATSNRHPDELYVNGLQRESFIPCIELIKNRTEVIFLNSPTDYRKIPRPSLTVYYYPEKGLKYNSKECRRKRDNHIDQWYTYFAQTENTASTEHEVLTDFTLTTWGRRFAVPKCTPLCVAQFTFKQLCGQPLAAGDYLSLASNFKAFIVTDIPYLSIYVRDEVRRFITFLDAVYDTGGKLATTAAADFTSLFVEPQDLLNDFELKSNLKESESAVEKVEEEDSLVSQHGFSKEIAKKSQIFALDEERFAFARALSRLSQMSSAEWVER; encoded by the coding sequence ATGAGAATAGTTAGCTTACGGTTACGAGGCCTACAGATAAATGATTATAGAAAATTTGCGAGATACTTGTGTAGCACTACAATTTGCAATCATTCCACTTCCAAACCCTATGATCTGGCGACAGAGCTGCCAACCAAGAGCGCCAGAGCCACAACACCGTTGGAAGAGTACGATAGGCTAGTTAAAATCAAGAAACTGAGAGATGATCCATATCAAAGGGGAATTATCCGGTCACTAGGTTCTCTTTACGATTCATTGTTGCAGTACAGCCCGCCGGAGATCCAAGCGCCTGACGCTTTGGACCAAGTAGGCTGGAAGTCCTCTTTCCTGGGCCGATTGATGGGTTTCAGGGTTCAAAAGAATGAGAATGACTTTTCCGGCATCCCAAAGGGAATTTATCTTTATGGGGATGTTGGTTGTGGCAAAACTATGTTAATGGATCTGTTCTACTCGACTATACCTCATTATCTctccaagaagaggataCACTTCCATCAATTTATGCAATACGTACACAAGAGGTCGCATGAGATCATAAAGGAGCAGAATTTGGACGAGCTCGGGGCTGCAAAGGGCAGAGACATAGATCCCATTCCCTTCCTAGCAGCGGAAATTGCAAGTGGTTCTAGAGTCTTATGTTTCGATGAATTCCAAGTGACGGACGTCGCAGACGCCATGATACTGAGACGTTTGTTAACAACTTTACTATCCAAGGATCACGGCGTAGTATTATTCGCCACTTCAAATAGGCATCCTGATGAGCTTTATGTGAATGGTCTGCAGAGGGAGTCGTTCATTCCATGTATTGAGCTTATCAAGAACAGGACAGaagtcatcttcttgaactctcCAACAGACTACCGTAAAATTCCACGGCCATCATTGACTGTGTATTACTATCCCGAGAAAGGGCTGAAATACAATTCCAAGGAGTGCCGCCGAAAGCGGGACAACCACATTGATCAGTGGTACACTTACTTCGCTCAAACGGAGAACACGGCTTCAACTGAGCACGAAGTTCTTACCGATTTTACATTGACCACATGGGGCCGCCGATTTGCTGTTCCCAAGTGCACACCTTTATGCGTTGCCCAGTTCACTTTTAAGCAGTTATGTGGGCAGCCTCTGGCTGCTGGTGATTATCTATCGTTGGCCAGCAATTTCAAGGCGTTCATCGTTACTGACATTCCGTATCTTTCAATTTATGTCCGAGATGAGGTTAGAAGATTTATAACGTTCTTGGATGCCGTTTACGATACTGGCGGAAAACTGGCTACAACCGCTGCAGCAGATTTCACGTCGTTGTTCGTGGAGCCTCAGGACCTTttgaatgattttgaaTTGAAGAGCAATTTAAAGGAAAGCGAATCGGCCGTTGAAAAAgtggaagaggaagacTCTCTCGTCAGCCAACACGGATTCTCAAAAGAAATTGCGAAGAAATCTCAGATATTTGCGCTTGACGAAGAAAGGTTCGCCTTTGCCAGAGCATTGAGCAGACTATCGCAAATGAGTTCGGCAGAATGGGTTGAACGTTGA
- the MAK10 gene encoding Mak10p (ancestral locus Anc_5.521) has product MELERTFGNLHLSRNCSTRNDLPDEKSLTDLVDITELFFDLGKDLSPQTIIQDPGFNSFEGTHSLEVNNAKLDSSLISLTSEEKRFSCDVACGDTAVERLTYVTAILDRLARFLVCWLNEYQTLPTTVLSCRYVEFLLTISSEREELSYLRTGDRLYDQVLCDAIYGICYFAKFVQKLLKAGVVFEEEDLNFNHMGLDFLSYVEDRELILARLHRSIDYVESLQSQESAFLQHLLKLICSLVSLESHLTAYSADTTGLDDLIAEATYLEQQRSSECDPPSGCFSMGIQRRLSNQFPPKHLVVPTWNYRGFVVMAEDIKAVLMVDKAASMLEAAQLASFFNKLTQRHVVARALFPLFFIRDDERVLGRYSAFDCISLHLKEFCATATASTTVLSPQMRPVLQEATNIIFEWYQNMAQNTSRYRQGYNRQLLLWDALHAQMESCEYDIASQTAGDELATTTGIFMACSSWVFLMKITAMIEYVLKGFDLEVYKPFEAFAMFWYSYYLSYQQESCLEKVHEVIETKINSIHSLGKKIKKQKNAQKKIELKAQYRHLMDNNMESLRTNKRYVSYLFMHSSIVKSLSLAQVLQFSILKSFGVIDNKTSASGIFSSDRLLLELRLKPFSSIGVPELLTYEAFESTLNDFLITEPMFSSKLDKALQRISKEVSSALTAIDTIKKCINAGDNNGLLVTGTRLVKEQALKYYDQLQASAKAIELNSTTIAGKLGRSKSSSTSDKFSVRLSVPKDASRFFPLLELTKTKTKRAK; this is encoded by the coding sequence ATGGAGTTGGAGCGGACGTTTGGGAATTTACACTTGTCTCGCAATTGCAGCACCAGAAATGATTTGCCTGATGAGAAGTCTTTGACTGATCTTGTCGACATTACTGAGCTATTCTTCGATTTGGGAAAAGATTTATCTCCGCAGACCATTATACAGGACCCAGGGTTTAATTCTTTTGAGGGAACTCACTCGCTGGAGGTCAACAATGCAAAACTGGATTCTTCGCTGATCAGTTTAACCAGTGAAGAAAAGCGATTCAGTTGCGATGTAGCGTGTGGTGATACCGCTGTGGAGCGACTGACGTATGTTACGGCTATCTTGGATAGGCTTGCGAGGTTTCTTGTGTGCTGGCTGAATGAGTACCAAACGTTACCGACTACGGTACTAAGTTGCCGGTATGTGGAGTTCCTTCTAACAATCTCTTCCGAGCGAGAGGAATTGAGCTATTTGCGAACAGGAGATCGGTTATATGACCAGGTCCTCTGTGATGCAATCTACGGTATCTGTTATTTCGCCAAGTTTGTACAAAAGCTGCTAAAGGCTGGGGTGgtatttgaagaagaggaccTGAACTTCAACCACATGGGTTTGGACTTCTTGAGCTATGTGGAAGATCGGGAACTAATTTTGGCGCGATTGCATCGCAGTATCGATTATGTTGAGTCTTTACAGAGCCAAGAAAGCGCCTTTTTACAGcatctcttgaaattgatTTGCAGTCTGGTGTCCCTAGAAAGCCATTTGACGGCGTACTCGGCGGATACTACAGGATTGGATGATCTCATTGCAGAAGCGACATATctggagcagcagcgcTCATCAGAATGTGATCCCCCGTCTGGTTGCTTCTCCATGGGCATTCAGAGAAGATTATCTAATCAGTTTCCTCCCAAGCACTTAGTGGTACCGACTTGGAACTATAGAGGGTTTGTGGTCATGGCCGAAGACATAAAGGCGGTCCTAATGGTTGACAAGGCCGCCAGTATGCTGGAAGCAGCACAACTTgccagtttcttcaataagTTAACTCAAAGGCATGTGGTTGCAAGAGCCTTATTCCCTCTCTTTTTCATCAGggatgatgaaagagtTCTAGGTAGATATTCTGCCTTTGATTGCATCAGTCTgcatttgaaggaattttGTGCCACAGCTACAGCTTCCACCACAGTACTTTCTCCTCAGATGAGGCCTGTCCTGCAAGAAGCTACGAACATAATTTTCGAATGGTACCAAAATATGGCTCAAAATACATCCCGGTACAGGCAAGGATACAACAGGCAACTGCTGTTATGGGATGCACTGCACGCACAAATGGAGAGCTGTGAGTATGACATCGCATCTCAGACCGCCGGTGACGAGCTTGCCACCACAACGGGTATATTCATGGCGTGCTCCTCATGGGtattcttgatgaagattacCGCCATGATCGAATATGTGTTGAAAGGCTTTGATTTGGAAGTTTATAAACCATTCGAGGCCTTCGCCATGTTCTGGTATTCATATTACCTCTCATATCAACAGGAGTCGTGTTTGGAAAAGGTTCACGAAGTTATCGAAACGAAGATAAACTCTATCCACTCCTTGGGcaaaaagatcaagaaacaGAAAAACGCccaaaagaagattgagcTGAAAGCCCAATACCGCCATCTTATGGACAATAATATGGAATCTTTGCGAACAAATAAGCGCTACGTGAGTTATCTGTTTATGCACAGCTCGATTGTAAAATCACTATCTTTGGCTCAGGTTCTTCAGTTTTCGATCCTCAAGTCTTTCGGTGTCATCGATAATAAAACATCTGCAAGCGGAATCTTTTCCAGCGATAGATTGTTACTGGAACTTAGACTCAAGCCCTTTTCTTCTATTGGTGTTCCCGAACTGTTGACTTACGAAGCCTTTGAATCCACTCTAAATGATTTCCTGATCACAGAGCCTATGTTTTCTTCTAAACTGGACAAAGCACTACAACGTATCAGTAAAGAAGTCAGTAGTGCCCTCACCGCCATTGACACGATCAAGAAATGCATAAATGCAGGCGATAATAACGGCCTTCTCGTCACTGGTACTAGACTGGTCAAGGAGCAGGCCTTAAAATACTACGATCAATTGCAAGCTTCCGCAAAAGCAATCGAACTAAACAGCACCACCATTGCCGGTAAATTGGGTAGatcaaaatcttcaagcACAAGCGACAAGTTTAGTGTACGACTAAGTGTGCCCAAGgatgcttcaagattcttccCTCTACTAGAACTGACCAAGACAAAGACCAAGCGAGCAAAGTGA
- the RPL12B gene encoding 60S ribosomal protein uL11 (ancestral locus Anc_5.522), producing the protein MPPKFDPNEVKYLYLRAVGGEIGASAALAPKIGPLGLSPKKVGEDIAKATKDFKGIKVTVQLKIQNRQATASVVPSASSLVITALKEPPRDRKKEKNVKHSGNIALDEIIEIAKQMKEKSFGKNLASVTKEILGTAQSVGCRVDFKNPHDIIDAINAGEIEIPEN; encoded by the coding sequence ATGCCTCCAAAGTTTGATCCAAATGAAGTTAAGTACTTGTACTTGAGAGCTGTCGGTGGTGAAATTGGTGCTTCCGCTGCTCTAGCTCCAAAGATTGGTCCTTTGGGTTTGTCCCCAAAGAAGGTCGGTGAAGATATCGCCAAGGCCACCAAGGACTTCAAGGGTATCAAGGTTACTGTGCAACTAAAGATCCAGAACAGACAAGCTACTGCTTCTGTTGTTccatctgcttcttctttggtgATCACTGCTTTGAAGGAGCCACCAAGAGacagaaagaaggagaagaacGTCAAGCACAGCGGTAACATCGCATTGGATGAGATCATTGAGATCGCCAAGCAAATGAAGGAGAAATCTTTCGGTAAGAACTTGGCTTCTGTTACTAAGGAAATCCTGGGTACTGCTCAATCCGTTGGCTGCCGTGtcgacttcaagaaccCACATGACATCATTGACGCCATCAACGCTGGTGAAATTGAAATTCCAGAAAACTAA